Sequence from the Nilaparvata lugens isolate BPH chromosome 10, ASM1435652v1, whole genome shotgun sequence genome:
atgcaatgcaaatagagattgttgcatcattaaggcgactctatcagcatgccttggtttgcactgcaacaaactttcagtggCCACCTATCACTTtggctgccatatctcagttaatattgtaccaatcgataggtaattgaatttactgaaaaaagtttttcttgtatttttttgtaaaaccaacaacggtttctgagttattcaagaaacaactttttaaattgctgccattttgttttatgaatttgaaaaattatcaattttcttgtagcgttgtctagttgttataaatgattgtgcaaagtttcaatttggtatgtttaaccattatttagaaaaaaataataagtgaaaaaagcaaaatggccgctgtgtgagtgtctgaagacttccggacaatttaaatatgatatttagatatgttttttacccaggaacaatgccctagagaattggtagggagttcgtagACACtctgaataatatatttaaataaatcattctACATCGAAATTCGTGCGAGAAAAAGTGTTTGTTGAGCCTTTTTTTATCTTCCCTGGTAATTTTAATGATTCTTTTGAGTTGATTCTATACGGAATCATACTCATACATACTATCATTTCGTATTATTCAATATGACGAATATATCCGTCAGTGTcaaaattttatgtttattcacaatgatttaatacaataatcaataatttattgtttcaactgTGAGTAGGTTACATTCGTCTATCAATTTAGTAAGAGCTGAGACAAACCAGGCAACTCCAAATTGAGCCAGAAACATAGATAACTCATTATTCGAGAATACCATCGAGACATCTGAGAAAGCATGCATATTTTTTAATCTGCTATTTAAAGTACTGTATCATAGAGTCTGGTACGCATTCACCACAATTCTAAATCTCGGCTTCAATCGTTGAAATTggtacattttaaattgaatttgatctttACTAGCATTTACTTTCTCTAGAATAATAAGCATCGATCGATAATGAAAAGTGTTATCTCGTCAATCATTATTGAGCGTTGAGtgtaagattgattgatttatttcatttcctttGCCAGGTCTGAAGAGAcctaagagagggccgactgcaccctaacttcgctctctaggaaaaataaaggcagtcgttctattctattctattattaattttgtttgttgtGATTTTAGAATGCGAACACGACGGCAAGACATACAACAACGGAGAGAAGATAGTGATGCCGGATCAGCCATGCCAGGTGTGCTACTGCAAGGGAGGGGAGGTGATGTGCACCTCCATCACCTGCTACCATAGGGACGACTGTCAGCCCACCTACATTCCCGGCCAGTGCTGTCCCAAGTACGACCATTGTCCGCCCCTCGGTCAGTTCAAAGTCAAATCTTTTATTATCTTATTCAAATCACACTTTGTAGCTATGTTTTCAAACTACTACAAATCTCATGCCCGGTCGTACAAAATCCAGTTAAATTTCGAAGCCTTCGaaaaaattccaagtatgaTAATCGTCTCCCACTCGGTGAAATCCCATTCCCACTTAGtcaaatctatttttatttcaatcaaaacACACTTTGCAACTATGCTTTCATACAATTACAAACCCTATGCCCGATGGTAcagaattaaaaatgtttatgccctgttgaatttcaatcattatcagagaaggcttttttgaaaagaaggcttgtCTGTTTGGTTCAGGTGgcatttaatcataattaaaaattaacaggtctttgtgcaaccgggccatagagTAATTGGGAAAGAACAGCAGGCAATAATATCCCAAAACTATTCTTCTCCCAAACTTTGATAAAAGTCTTCAGATGTAAATCAGAGATTGCATTTTATTTGAAAGccaatgaatatataataattataaaatccaaattaaatggtGTAGCTGGCCCTAAAATGtctgctcatcgaatttcctctTAGCTGTTCTCCTTGTTATCAATATTAGCAATAGCAGAAGTCATCTGGCTAGTCAGCATTGATTTCTATTCTTGTTCAAAACgttttatttgataaaagtATACCAtgatcaaaatataaattttgacaTTGTTATCAAAGTGTGAGTGACATACGAAATGCTTTGAAGTAAAAGCTGATGTTTGTAACAACTAGGAATCACTTCACCtgaaaaatttgtgaaaaatattatcattttcatttttgcaGGTTGTGATGAACATTCTCTTGAATTTGAGGTAGGCTACATATAGTTGTTAGAAATCATTCTTGGAATCACTAATTATTGGAGCAGGCTATTAATCtccaatataaatattatttgttaatcTCCATTATTAATAAATGTTCTGTTTTTAATAATTCTCTTGCAGACTCTATGAAgccaattcaattgaataattgattaaacCAATCATTGATTCAATGCAATAAATCCAGTTTCTTCAATAATCAAATTATCTCCATACTCAATAATTCTTTGTTTTTGCAGACTCAAATGACAAAAAGTCATCAGACACGTCTGGCACATCAGTGAAAACGTCACGCAGCTCAAACAGCGGTGGCTACAAGCGTGAAATGCAGCCATGGCTGCTCACACAGTCGGCCAACAAAGACCACACCAGCGAGCACACGCGCGCCTATCAAGCAGCTACGCCCACTGACTCGCAAGCCACGCCCACCGACATGCAGGCCACGCCCACCGACTCGCAGGCCACGCCCCAGCTGGCTGACAAGAGGCCCAACACCGTCATTTTCACTGAGATGACCGCCGAGGAGGTCAAGACTAAACTGAAGTCTGATGCCGACGCTTATGAGAGTGCTAGGAGTAAGGGGGAGGGGGGAAGTGGTGGGAAAGTGGGGGGAGTTGACGGTGAGGGGAAAGGGGAAAATGATGTGAAGGGGGGTGGAAATGGTGGGAAGAAGGATGAAAGCGAAGGAAGTGTAAAGGAAAATGATGGTGGAAAAGAAGGAAATGTAAATGAAAGTGAAACTAGAGGTGCTAATGAAGAAAGTAATAAAGATGGGCTTGTTGAAAATGTAGATAAAGAGGGTGGAAATGGAgatgaaaaaagtgaaagtgTAGATGGAAATAGTAAAGATGGAAGTGATAAAAATGTGATGCTTGTAAATGAGGAAAATACTGATAAAAATGAGGAGAATACAGGTACAAAAGTTATGGATGAATTTAGAGATAATACAGAATCCACTACTGATGGTTATGGTGAGACCACCTACATCACCACAAATGACCACAAAGAGTCGACAACCGATTTTTCAACCTACAACCCTGAAATCAGTGATAAAACGATTATAGACGAGAGTACCAACCCCATCGATTTAGAGGACAACTTCATTCTGAACGATGCCTCCACACTGTACAACGTTGTGCCTCAGGATAACACGGAGAGCACCCTGGGATCTAGAGGCTTCACAACTGTGGGTGAGGATGAGACAACTACTGGCTCACCTGATTCGATGGAGTTTATCAGTACAGGAGTGACTGACAACCAGGATATGGGTCAGTTCAGGGACTATGTGAGTGATGGCTTGGAGGTGAATGAGTTCTCGACTAGAGGGTTGGAGGATGAGATGTCTACTGAGGGTCCTACTACTGAGGTGGGGATGGGTGAGGAGAAAAGTGGGGTGGCCACGACAACCCCCACAATTGTCTACCCCACAAGTACCACCGAGAGTTCCCTGAATACTTTGGAACCCACTGTAGGGGCACATGTAGTTTCTGAGGATGGCAAACAGGTTGTTGAAGATGGACATTTGGAAAAGGAAACTAGTGAGACTAAATCACCCAACAAAGCTGAGAATGTGGGAGAAGGAACAAAATCATCCACTGAGGAAACGTTGGATAGAGAAGTGACAAGCTTTGTGACAGAAATTTTTGGTGAAGATGCTGATGAAACTGACAGAGAGGAGAAGACTAAAAGAACACTTCTTCCAGAACGTTTGGACAGGAAATACACAACTGCCATCCATCCGTCACAAGTGGCTCATTACATTGATGAGAAGACAAAACTGGATGATTTCAGGCAACACAATGAGAACATGGATAAATCCAGGAATAACGAGGTGACAGAAACCAAGTACGGTATCATCAAATCTGTGTTTATTTCCAACAAAGACATGGATTCTCTCACTGAGGATGTGAATGGTAATTTGGATGGAATGGGTACTACCGGTTTGTCCACTCTGGATATTGAACAGAATGATGGGGAGAGAGTTAGCACAGAGAAAATCAGTAGCAGTGATGAAGTGGAAGCTGGGAAAGATGTGGAAGTCATCACATCAGATGTGGAATCCATGGAAGATGACGGAACAAAACAGGGAACAAAGGATAGTCTGATAAAGAAGTGTGACCCCAAGAAGAAGCAGCCAAAAGCGATAGGATCAGGCTCAAAGAAGAATGAGATCGGTGTGGGGGAGAAAAATAAGGTGAGGAAGGATGTGGTGGAGGGGAAAGGGGCCGTTGGTGGTAAAGGAATAGAAGGAGAGGAGATGCATAAAGAGGAattgatgaaggagaaggaggtgaaggtgGGGAATAACAATTCTAGTGAGGATAGTTCTAGTTCTTCTAGTAGTAGTAGTTCTGATGATTCAAAACCTGAGAGTAAATCTGATTCAAGCGATAGTTCGAGTAGCAGTTCTAGCTCAGAGTCTGATGATTCAAAATCTAAGAGTAAATCTAAGGATAGTTCAAGTAGTAGCTCTAGCTCAGAGTCCGATGACTCAAAGTCTAAAACCAAATCTAAGGATGATTCAAGTGACAGTTCGAGTAGCAGCTCCAGTTCCAGCTCTGAGTCTGATGAATCCCAGTCAAAAACCAAATCAAAGTCCGATTCAAGTAGCAGCTCAAGCTCTGATTCAGATGATTCAAAATCAAAGGACGAATCCAAAAAAGATTCAAGTGACAGCTCCAGTAGCTCTAGCTCTGAGTCTGATGATTCGAAATCAAAACATAAATCGAAGGATGATTCAAGTGATAGCTCAAGTAGCAGTTCAAGCTCTAGCTCTGAGTCTGATGAATCAAAATCCAAACATAAATCCAAGGATGATTCAAGTGATAGTTCAAGTAGCAGCTCCAGTAGCTCCAGCTCAGAGTCTGATGATTCAAAATCTAAGAGTAAGTCAAAGGATGATTCAAGTGACAGTTCAAGTAGCAGTTCAAGCTCTAGCTCTGAGTCTGATGATTCAAAATCCAAACATAAATCGAAGGATGATTCAAGTAGTAGCTCAAGCTCTAGCTCTGAGTCTGATGATTCAAAATCTAAACATAAATCTAAGGATGATTCAAGTGACAGTTCAAGTAGCAGCTCCAGTAGCTCTAGCTCTGAGTCTGATGATTCAAAATCCAAACATAAATCCAAGGATGATTCAAGTGACAGTTCCAGTAGTAGCTCAAGCTCGAGCTCTAGCTCTGAATCTGATGATTCAAAATCCAAGGACAAATCCAAGTCTGATTCAAGCTCTAGTTCAAGTAGCTCAAGCTCCAGCTCTAGTTCTGAATCTGATGAATCCAAGTctaaaataaaatcaaagtcTGACTCAAGTGATAGTTCCAGTAGTAGTTCAAGCTCTAGCTCAGAATCGAAATCTAAGAACAAATCCAAGGATGATTCAAGTAGTAGCTCAAGCTCTAGCTCTGAGTCTGATGATTCAAAATCTAAACATAAATCTAAGGATGATTCAAGTGACAGTTCAAGTAGCAGCTCCAGTAGCTCTAGCTCAGAGTCTGATGATTCAAAATCCAAGAGTAATTCAAAAGATGATTCAAGTGACAGTTCAAGTAGCAGCTCCAGTAGCTCAAGCTCTGAGTCTGATGATTCAAAATCCAAGAGTAAGTCAAAGGATGATTCAAGTGACAGTTCAAGTAGCAGCTCCCGTAGCTCTAGCTCAGAGTCTGATGATTCAAAATCCAAGAGTAATTCAAAGGATGATTCAAGTGACAGTTCAAGTAGCAGCTCCAGTAGCTCTAGCTCAGAGTCTGATTCAAAATCCAAGAGTAAGTCAAAGGATGATTCAAGTGACAGTTCAAGTAGCAGTTCAAGCTCTAGCTCTGAGTCTGATGATTCAAAATCCAAACATAAATCCAAGTCTGATTCAAGTGACAGTTCCAGTAGTAGCTCAAGCTCGAGCTCTAGCTCTGAATCTGATGATTCAAAATCCAAGGACAAATCCAAGTCTGATTCAAGCTCTAGTTCAAGTAGCTCAAGCTCCAGCTCTAGTTCTGAATCTGATGAATCCAAATccaaaataaaatcaaagacTGACTCAAGTGATAGTTCCAGTAGTAGTTCAAGCTCTAGCTCAGAATCGAAATCTAAGAACAAATCCAAGGATGATTCAAGTAGTAGTTCAAGTAGCAGTTCAGAATCTGAATCCAAAGGAAAATCCAAGTCTGACTCAAGTGACAGCTCAAGCAGTAGCTCGAGTTCTGAATCCAAAAACTCAAAATCAAAAGACAAATCCAAATCAGATTCAAGTGAAAGCTCAGAATCGAAAGAAGAATCAAAGAAATCCAAGTCAGACTCAAGTGAGGAAAGTTCAAGCAGTTCAGAGTCTGACAGTTCCAAGTCTAAAAGTAAATCCAAATCAGACTCCAGTGACAGTTCAAGTAGTAGCTCAGAGTCTGATGAGTCTAAGGAAGGAAAATCTGTGAGGAAGTCTAAATCTGACTCTAGCTCAAGTAGCTCTAGCTCTGAGTCTGAAGAATCCAAGTCTAAAACCAAATCAAAGTCTGACTCAAGTGATAGTTCCAGTAGTAGTTCAAGCTCTAGCTCAGAATCGAAATCTAAGAACAAATCCAAGGATGATTCAAGTAGTAGTTCAAGTAGCAGTTCAGAATCTGAATCCAAAGGAAAATCCAAGTCTGACTCAAGTGACAGCTCAAGCAGTAGCTCGAGTTCTGAATCCAAAAACTCAAAATCAAGAGACAAATCCAGATCAGATTCAAGCAGCTCTTCAGATTCAAGTGAAAGCTCAGAATCGAAAGAAGAATCAAAGAAATCCAAGTCAGACTCAAGTGAGGAAAGTTCAAGCAGTTCAGAGTCTGACAGTTCCAAGTCTAAAAGTAAATCCAAATCAGACTCCAGTGACAGTTCCAGTAGTTCAAGTAGCAGCTCAGAGTCTGATGAGTCTAAGGAAGGAAAATCTGTGAGAAAGTCTAAATCTGACTCCAGCTCAAGGAGCTCTAGCTCTAGCTCCAGCTCTAGCTCTGAGTCTGAAGAATCCAAGTCTAAAACCAAATCAAAGTCTGACTCAAGTGATAGTTCAAGTAGCAGCTCTAGTTCTGAATCTGATAACTCTAAATCTAAAGGGAAATCAGAATCAAGTTCAAGCAGTAGTAGTTCAGAGagtaatgataaaaaatcaaaGGAAAAATCTGATTCAGACTCCAAGAGTCACTCCAAATCAGGCTCTAGTAGCAGCTCGAGCTCTGAGTCACATGAGTCCAAGAAGAAGTCAGACTCTGATTCAAGTGATAGCAGCTCAAGTTCCTCTTCTGAATCCAAAGACTCCAAGTCACAACGGAAATCGAAGTCAGACTCTAGTGAAAGTTCAAGCAGCAGTAGCTCAGAATCCACTGAGCAGAAATCTGGAGATGAATTGAAATCAACTGGCAACAAATCCAAGAATGACTCAAGTTCCGACTCTAGTAGCtccagtagtagtagtagttctGAATCAGACGATAAGCCAAATGAAAAAGATGTGAAAACTAACGTTGAGATTACAACTGATAGCTCTATTGTTGTAGATTCAAAGCATGAGGCACCTCATACGGAGAAAGATGGTTTAGTTGATGAGGGGAAGGAAGGTGTTGTGGATGGTGGCTCAAAAAAGGATGATCACAATATTGGAGAAACGAATCAGAAAGGGAAAACAAATATTGGGAAAAGGAAACACAAGATGACATCTAATTTGATAAAAGAGAAGGATGATCTCAAGAACGGGCAGGATCACATGAATGAGGATGATGTGATTGTACTGGATATTACAAACAATAATAAGGAGACGGATAATATGAAAACTGGTGAACCCACCACTTTTCACCTAGATTTGTTCAATTTGAacgatgatgaagatgatgaggaAGGAGATTCAGGTAAAACGCGGAAAGGCTCCTCGAAACAATCCCAACGACCCATGATCAAAGTTATGGTGCAAAATCGTAAGAACCTCAACATATCCAACTCTCAGATAATTTTGACACCAGCCGATTTGAAGCTGTTAGCTGAGTACTTGATCAACGAGAAGATTAAACCCGCCGGTCAGAAtcatgaagatgatgataaggAGGCGTCAAAAACTAACAGTATTATAACAAAGTCGTTGATCAACAATGGGGATTTGACGATGGTGTTGAATATCACGACTATGAGTGATGTGGGAGTGAGTAAGGATGTCACAACTGAGGTGAACACTGTGACTGAGGGCTTTGATCAGAATGAGGTGGAGACTTTCAAGCCGTCAGATCTGATGAAGGATGACAAGAAGTCGGATAGAGTAGTTGTCGATGAGGTGGATTGTGGTGATGGTACCTCAACTGCTTCAACAACTACTGTTGGTGGGGGAAAAGGAGAAACGAAGGAAGGTGTAACTGAAGACCCttgtgatgaagaaggagaagaagcacACACTGAAACTGAAGTAGCGACAACTGATCGGTCCCCTGAAAGCACAGAGCTCCCTGATGTTCACACGACACTATCAGACGACCAGATTCTGAAAGGGTTGATCGATTTGATGAGGAAAACAACGGAATTAACGGACGAAGAATCAACTACTATCTACACGCATAACGTGAACCCAGAAACGTCAACGGAAACCGTTGAAAAACGACCCGAATCAACGACTAGACGAAAGTCGACGACGGACGCTACGAAAAACGAAAATAATGACGAAACTTCTTCGAGGAAAGTGAAGATCACTGATAACGAAGCTGGGAAGGAATCGTATACGGCGACGCTTGATGATAAGGATTTGCATTTGTTGAGGGATTTCatgaagaagcacttgaatatCAAGTGAGGGGGTAGTTCTAGTCAAAATTTGAGTTAGGGTCGTTATTTTGCTGTTTTATTGTCTTGGAGTTTGGGAAAATTTCATGAGTATGTTCCTAGATATTGCTTATTGTAGGACCAGTACTTGTTATTTTAGAACCTTGACACTAATAAtcctcaaaattatttcaatattgatgatCATGAAATGTGAGGCGTTTACTGTAGCTCAAAATTGTCTC
This genomic interval carries:
- the LOC111051684 gene encoding dentin sialophosphoprotein isoform X5; this encodes MVGGSPGATALAIILLLATFANAGPINRKWQKRSVGDFNSTDSIFSQGVGGECVTEHGVYHGGESVPSPGPCETCTCRPPTVFCSMVRCPINPGCRTIQRSNQCCPDYRCECEHDGKTYNNGEKIVMPDQPCQVCYCKGGEVMCTSITCYHRDDCQPTYIPGQCCPKYDHCPPLDSNDKKSSDTSGTSVKTSRSSNSGGYKREMQPWLLTQSANKDHTSEHTRAYQAATPTDSQATPTDMQATPTDSQATPQLADKRPNTVIFTEMTAEEVKTKLKSDADAYESARSKGEGGSGGKVGGVDGEGKGENDVKGGGNGGKKDESEGSVKENDGGKEGNVNESETRGANEESNKDGLVENVDKEGGNGDEKSESVDGNSKDGSDKNVMLVNEENTDKNEENTGTKVMDEFRDNTESTTDGYGETTYITTNDHKESTTDFSTYNPEISDKTIIDESTNPIDLEDNFILNDASTLYNVVPQDNTESTLGSRGFTTVGEDETTTGSPDSMEFISTGVTDNQDMGQFRDYVSDGLEVNEFSTRGLEDEMSTEGPTTEVGMGEEKSGVATTTPTIVYPTSTTESSLNTLEPTVGAHVVSEDGKQVVEDGHLEKETSETKSPNKAENVGEGTKSSTEETLDREVTSFVTEIFGEDADETDREEKTKRTLLPERLDRKYTTAIHPSQVAHYIDEKTKLDDFRQHNENMDKSRNNEVTETKYGIIKSVFISNKDMDSLTEDVNGNLDGMGTTGLSTLDIEQNDGERVSTEKISSSDEVEAGKDVEVITSDVESMEDDGTKQGTKDSLIKKCDPKKKQPKAIGSGSKKNEIGVGEKNKVRKDVVEGKGAVGGKGIEGEEMHKEELMKEKEVKVGNNNSSEDSSSSSSSSSSDDSKPESKSDSSDSSSSSSSSESDDSKSKSKSKDSSSSSSSSESDDSKSKTKSKDDSSDSSSSSSSSSSESDESQSKTKSKSDSSSSSSSDSDDSKSKDESKKDSSDSSSSSSSESDDSKSKHKSKDDSSDSSSSSSSSSSESDESKSKHKSKDDSSDSSSSSSSSSSSESDDSKSKSKSKDDSSDSSSSSSSSSSESDDSKSKHKSKDDSSSSSSSSSESDDSKSKHKSKDDSSDSSSSSSSSSSSESDDSKSKHKSKDDSSDSSSSSSSSSSSSESDDSKSKDKSKSDSSSSSSSSSSSSSSESDESKSKIKSKSDSSDSSSSSSSSSSESKSKNKSKDDSSSSSSSSSESDDSKSKHKSKDDSSDSSSSSSSSSSSESDDSKSKSNSKDDSSDSSSSSSSSSSSESDDSKSKSKSKDDSSDSSSSSSRSSSSESDDSKSKSNSKDDSSDSSSSSSSSSSSESDDSKSKHKSKSDSSDSSSSSSSSSSSSESDDSKSKDKSKSDSSSSSSSSSSSSSSESDESKSKIKSKTDSSDSSSSSSSSSSESKSKNKSKDDSSSSSSSSSESESKGKSKSDSSDSSSSSSSSESKNSKSKDKSKSDSSSSSDSSESSESKEESKKSKSDSSEESSSSSESDSSKSKSKSKSDSSDSSSSSSSSSESDESKEGKSVRKSKSDSSSRSSSSSSSSSSESEESKSKTKSKSDSSDSSSSSSSSESDNSKSKGKSESSSSSSSSESNDKKSKEKSDSDSKSHSKSGSSSSSSSESHESKKKSDSDSSDSSSSSSSESKDSKSQRKSKSDSSESSSSSSSESTEQKSGDELKSTGNKSKNDSSSDSSSSSSSSSSESDDKPNEKDVKTNVEITTDSSIVVDSKHEAPHTEKDGLVDEGKEGVVDGGSKKDDHNIGETNQKGKTNIGKRKHKMTSNLIKEKDDLKNGQDHMNEDDVIVLDITNNNKETDNMKTGEPTTFHLDLFNLNDDEDDEEGDSGKTRKGSSKQSQRPMIKVMVQNRKNLNISNSQIILTPADLKLLAEYLINEKIKPAGQNHEDDDKEASKTNSIITKSLINNGDLTMVLNITTMSDVGVSKDVTTEVNTVTEGFDQNEVETFKPSDLMKDDKKSDRVVVDEVDCGDGTSTASTTTVGGGKGETKEGVTEDPCDEEGEEAHTETEVATTDRSPESTELPDVHTTLSDDQILKGLIDLMRKTTELTDEESTTIYTHNVNPETSTETVEKRPESTTRRKSTTDATKNENNDETSSRKVKITDNEAGKESYTATLDDKDLHLLRDFMKKHLNIK
- the LOC111051684 gene encoding dentin sialophosphoprotein isoform X3, which translates into the protein MVGGSPGATALAIILLLATFANAGPINRKWQKRSVGDFNSTDSIFSQGVGGECVTEHGVYHGGESVPSPGPCETCTCRPPTVFCSMVRCPINPGCRTIQRSNQCCPDYRCECEHDGKTYNNGEKIVMPDQPCQVCYCKGGEVMCTSITCYHRDDCQPTYIPGQCCPKYDHCPPLDSNDKKSSDTSGTSVKTSRSSNSGGYKREMQPWLLTQSANKDHTSEHTRAYQAATPTDSQATPTDMQATPTDSQATPQLADKRPNTVIFTEMTAEEVKTKLKSDADAYESARSKGEGGSGGKVGGVDGEGKGENDVKGGGNGGKKDESEGSVKENDGGKEGNVNESETRGANEESNKDGLVENVDKEGGNGDEKSESVDGNSKDGSDKNVMLVNEENTDKNEENTGTKVMDEFRDNTESTTDGYGETTYITTNDHKESTTDFSTYNPEISDKTIIDESTNPIDLEDNFILNDASTLYNVVPQDNTESTLGSRGFTTVGEDETTTGSPDSMEFISTGVTDNQDMGQFRDYVSDGLEVNEFSTRGLEDEMSTEGPTTEVGMGEEKSGVATTTPTIVYPTSTTESSLNTLEPTVGAHVVSEDGKQVVEDGHLEKETSETKSPNKAENVGEGTKSSTEETLDREVTSFVTEIFGEDADETDREEKTKRTLLPERLDRKYTTAIHPSQVAHYIDEKTKLDDFRQHNENMDKSRNNEVTETKYGIIKSVFISNKDMDSLTEDVNGNLDGMGTTGLSTLDIEQNDGERVSTEKISSSDEVEAGKDVEVITSDVESMEDDGTKQGTKDSLIKKCDPKKKQPKAIGSGSKKNEIGVGEKNKVRKDVVEGKGAVGGKGIEGEEMHKEELMKEKEVKVGNNNSSEDSSSSSSSSSSDDSKPESKSDSSDSSSSSSSSESDDSKSKSKSKDSSSSSSSSESDDSKSKTKSKDDSSDSSSSSSSSSSESDESQSKTKSKSDSSSSSSSDSDDSKSKDESKKDSSDSSSSSSSESDDSKSKHKSKDDSSDSSSSSSSSSSESDESKSKHKSKDDSSDSSSSSSSSSSSESDDSKSKSKSKDDSSDSSSSSSSSSSESDDSKSKHKSKDDSSSSSSSSSESDDSKSKHKSKDDSSDSSSSSSSSSSSESDDSKSKHKSKDDSSDSSSSSSSSSSSSESDDSKSKDKSKSDSSSSSSSSSSSSSSESDESKSKIKSKSDSSDSSSSSSSSSSESKSKNKSKDDSSSSSSSSSESDDSKSKHKSKDDSSDSSSSSSSSSSSESDDSKSKSNSKDDSSDSSSSSSSSSSSESDDSKSKSKSKDDSSDSSSSSSRSSSSESDDSKSKSNSKDDSSDSSSSSSSSSSSSSSESDDSKSKHKSKSDSSDSSSSSSSSSSSSESDDSKSKDKSKSDSSSSSSSSSSSSSSESDESKSKIKSKTDSSDSSSSSSSSSSESKSKNKSKDDSSSSSSSSSESESKGKSKSDSSDSSSSSSSSESKNSKSKDKSKSDSSSSSDSSESSESKEESKKSKSDSSEESSSSSESDSSKSKSKSKSDSSDSSSSSSSSSESDESKEGKSVRKSKSDSSSRSSSSSSSSSSESEESKSKTKSKSDSSDSSSSSSSSESDNSKSKGKSESSSSSSSSESNDKKSKEKSDSDSKSHSKSGSSSSSSSESHESKKKSDSDSSDSSSSSSSESKDSKSQRKSKSDSSESSSSSSSESTEQKSGDELKSTGNKSKNDSSSDSSSSSSSSSSESDDKPNEKDVKTNVEITTDSSIVVDSKHEAPHTEKDGLVDEGKEGVVDGGSKKDDHNIGETNQKGKTNIGKRKHKMTSNLIKEKDDLKNGQDHMNEDDVIVLDITNNNKETDNMKTGEPTTFHLDLFNLNDDEDDEEGDSGKTRKGSSKQSQRPMIKVMVQNRKNLNISNSQIILTPADLKLLAEYLINEKIKPAGQNHEDDDKEASKTNSIITKSLINNGDLTMVLNITTMSDVGVSKDVTTEVNTVTEGFDQNEVETFKPSDLMKDDKKSDRVVVDEVDCGDGTSTASTTTVGGGKGETKEGVTEDPCDEEGEEAHTETEVATTDRSPESTELPDVHTTLSDDQILKGLIDLMRKTTELTDEESTTIYTHNVNPETSTETVEKRPESTTRRKSTTDATKNENNDETSSRKVKITDNEAGKESYTATLDDKDLHLLRDFMKKHLNIK